The genome window GGAGAATCCTGCCAACATCCCAACCAATTATTTATAAATGGTTGATAGCGGATCAGCGGTGAACACCTCCAAAGCCCCAGCCGGGAGGGCGGCGCACGCTCGCTGCGCTCCTCAGTCGCTCACGTCGCTCGCTCCTTGCGGTGCTTACGTCGCCTGCGCCGCCCTCCCGGCTGCCCCTTTGAGTCCCACCCCGCACCGCACAGCACAGCACCCCACCCCGCACCGCACAGCACAGCACCGCGCCTCGCGCCTCCCCAGCCTCGTCAGTCGCCTCCGCTTCGCTCCGGCGACTGACTCCCTCGCGCGGTGCTGTCTCGCGGCCGCCGAGGGCGGCCGCTCGGAGGCGCGCGCCACCGCATCCCCTCACAGCGATCGGGAGTTGTGTTTATAAATAGAGCCACCGACCGTGGCCTGGTTCACGATGACCTGCGCGCGCCGGTGCGGCCGCTCTGCGGTCGATAAACGCAAAACGGGTCGCTCCGACAGCGAGACGTTACTCGTCGGCGTCGACGGCCACTTCGTCGGCGTCGACGTCGACGGCGGCCTCCTCCTCGGCGGCGACCTCGCTCGGACGCGCTTCGAGGGTCAGCTTCTGGACCTCGACGCGGCGGAGCGGGTAGATCTCCTTGGCGTCGCCGTAGATGGCCGACGAGAGGTTCCCGTCGACGATCGCGTCGACGAACGCCTCGAAGGTGCGCTCCTCGGCGGCGGCGTGGACCTTGTCGATCATCACGCGGCGGATCGCCTTCTCCTGCGAGCGGTCGGCCTTCTTCGTCGTCAAGGCGACGGGCTGGACGCGGACGCGGTAATCGTCCGTCGTCAGCACCGTGATCGACGCCTCGACCTTCGAGGCGCCGCGGCGGACGAGCGAGCGCAGGTAGTCCCGCGTCAGCTCGTACTTGATGAACTCGGTGTACGCCGAGTCGCTGCCGACGTCGGTGATCTTGAAGGTTAGCTTGGTGTTGTTCGCGTTGGAGTCGCCCGTCAGCTCGTCGAGCGTCGTCGTGATCGTGCGGCCGACGACCTGCTGGGGCTCCTCGGCGAGCGTCTCGCCGAGCTCCTGCCGGTCGAACTGTTCGGGCGCCAGCACGGTGTACCAGCGCTTCTGTTCTCTGCTCTTGGATACGGATCGTTCGCTCATGTGTCGGATTGTGTGTCGGTGTCGGTCGTCTGCGGTTCGTCTGTGGAGTCGAGTGGAGCCGCGGCGTCCGCGGCGTCGGCGTTCGCGGCGTCTGCGTCGGCGGTGGCGTGATCGCGCGCTCGGTCGATGACCCGGTCGGCGACGCGCAGGTTCACGAGGTGGTCGTCCAGCGTCGACTGGAGCCCCCCGGTCGTCGGCCGCGCGACGGTACAGGCGACGACGTCGCCGTCGACGCGCGTGCGCATCGAGTCGGTCTCGTCCGGCCCGAGCGCGGCCGCGACCGTCGCGGCGTCGGCGTGCCGAGTCCGGACCGTGGCGGTCCGGCGGGTCTCCTCGGGCATCTCAGATCGCCTCCCTGAGCGCGGCCAGCGCCGCCGTGATGTCGGCGTCGCCGCCGTCGTTCGCGTCCGTCTCGACGGCGATCCCCCCGCGTTCGGGGGTCCCCCAGCCGTCGCCGCCGACCTCGCCGGCGGCGGTGCGGCAGGCGTTGCCGAGGCCGGTCGGCTCGATCGCGGCCGCCGCCAGCCGACCGGTGCCCTCGTCGAGCGCGATCGCGACGGGCTCCGGCGACCGGAAGTCCCGGACGAGTCGGGCGACCGTCGGCAGGATCGCGGGCGAGCCGTCGGCCGCCGCGGCGTCGACACGGGCGACGACGCAGCCGTCGTACCGGCCGACGGTCGCCGCGTCGAGCGCGCGGTGCGCCGCCAGGCCGTGGCGGCGCCACGCGTCGAGCGCGGCCGTCCGGAGCGAGTCGTCCGGGTCGCCCGCGAGCGCGAGCGCGACGCCCGTCCCGGGCGCCTCCCGGGCGAGCGCGTCGAGCACGTCGGCGTAGCCGCCGACCGTCTCGAACGGGCCGTCCATCGCGTACGGGCGGAGCGCGCGCTCGACTGCCGAGGCCGCGCGCTCGCTCGCGTCGTCGCCGTCGACCGCGTCGACCGCGACCAGCGACGCGAGGCGCCGGCGGTCGTCGGCGTCGGGGTCGGTCGGGAGTTCGAGGGGGGCGAGCGCGTCGCGCGCCGCCTCGGGGTCGCCGGAGTACCGGGTCCGCGCGAGCGTCGAGGCCGCGAGGGCCTCCGCTCGGGACGGTTCCTCGTCGACCGTTCCCGAGACCGGGAGCGCGACGCCGGGCCGCCGCTCGACGCGGCCGGCCCGCTCCGCGGCGTCGAGCGCGTCGCCGGAGCCGTCGGCGCCGGGGATCGACCCGGCCGCGACGACGCCGGCGAGCGCGACCACGGGGTCGGGCTCGACGCCGAGTTCGCGGGCGACCGCGAAGGCCGCCGCGCTCGCCGGCCGTCCCGTGCCCGGAATCGCGTGCGGGCCGCGGTCGACGCCGACGGCCACCGCGACGCCGTCGTCGACGTCGTCGGGGACCGGGTCGGGGTCGACGCGCGCCTGAAACGGCGTGCCCGTCGCTCGGAGCGCTCGCGCGAGCAGCCCGGCCGCTGCCAGCGCGTCGCCGTCGTCGGTCGCGACGAGCCGGACGAACGGCGCGTCTGCGAGGACGCCGGCGAGCGCGTCGGGGGCGGGCGTGGCGGACGTCGCTTCGGTCATGTGGGTTGGGTCTCGGTGTCGGTGGCGGCTCGGCAGTCGCCGCGTGAGGCCGCGTTACTCCTCGAGGTACTCGACGGCGTTCTCGTAGGTGTACGTGAACTCCTCGTCGATCTCGTCGCCGCGGTAGTAGTTCGCGAGGCGGCGGATCTTCGACTCCGTGTTCTGGAGCGCGCGCTTGTTCTGGTGGTCCTGCCCGTTCTCCTCCATGTGCTCGCGCAGGCGGATCGCCTGCGACATGAGGTTGCGGAGGTCTTCCGGGATGTCGGCGTCGGCGTCGTGTTCTTCGAGGATCTCGGTGACCTTCTTGCCGGTCGCCAGCTTCACGTCGGGGACCGGGACGCCCTTGACGCCCTCGTCGCGCAGCTTGAGGCCGATGACGCTGGGGTCGTGGCCCTGCTCCGCCAGTTCGACGACGCGGGACTCGATGTCCTCGGCGTCGACGTCGCTCCACTCCGGGGTCTCGTCCGTCGCCGGCTTGTCCGAACCGGACGAACCGCGACGGCGCGTGTGCATTCGTGCCATTGTCTGTCTGGTTGGAACGGCACAACCGCAACGTGACCGCGACTCCGCGCGACGCGGCTACGAATCCCTCGCGGAGCGAGCGATCCGACCGGACGGCCCGCGCGAGCGGCCCGCCCGACCGCGACGTCGGAGGCGTCGGCGCACTGCTACATTCCCAAGCCGCGGGCGAAAGGGCCCCGGCGAGTCGGATCTGCAGCTGTGCTGTTCCCGTCTGCGGAGTCGCCGCCGGGGTCCTTAAGAGTGTTCTTGTGGGGCGGAGCGGTGCGGCCGCCCTCGCGCCCGTCCATCTCTCGTTCGTGCCGCGCCGCCCGCGGATTTGTTCCGCGCGAGCGCTCCGCGGAAGGGAGGATTTAGGTGAGTCGTGGATGTTCGGAGCGGTGTGACCGATAGATGACCGAAACCAGAGACGGGGACCCGCCGGCGACCGACGGCGGGAGGTCGACAGACGGCGTGGAGTCGCCCGACGGAAGCGAGTTCGGCGTCGGCGAGCAGGACGGCGACGGCCCGCGGATCGAGTTCCGCGGGGGGAAGTGGGCGAGCACCGTCCCGCTCGTCTTCTTCATCGCCTGGGCGATCCTCCAGAGCGGCGTCCTCGGGATCGGCGACACCAACGGCCTCGTCGTCGGCGCGCTGATCGGGACGACCCTCGGGATGTTCCTCGTCCGCGGCGACTGGAAGGCGTACGCCGACACCATCTTCGAGGGGATGACCCAGCGCGTGGCCGCGACCGCCATCGTCGCGTGGCTGTGGGCCGGGATGTTCGCCCAGACGCTCCAGACCGGCGGCTTCGTCGAGGGGCTCATCTTCGCGGCCGACGCTCTGAACGTCGGCGCGTCGACGTTCCCGGCGGCCGCGTTCGTCCTCTGCGGCCTCCTCGCGACCGGCATCGGCACGGGGTACGGCGCGACCGTCGCGTTCGTCACCCTCTTTTTCCCGGCCGGCGTCCTCATCGGCGCGAACCCGGTGCTGCTGTTCGCCGCGATCTTGTCCGGGGCCGTCTTCGGCGACAACCTCGCGCCCGTCAGCGACACGACGATCGTGAGCGCGGTGACGCAGGACGCCGACATCGGCGGCGTCGTCGCCTCGCGGTTCAAGTACGCGATCGGGGCGGCGGTCCCCGCGTTCGCCGCCTACCTGATCGCCGGCTCCGTCATGTCCGGGGTGAGCTTGGAGGGCGCCGTCGCGCTCCGCGAGTCCGCGAACGCGCTCGGGCTCGTTCACCTGCTCTCGATGGGGATCGTCATCCTCACCGCGGTCGCCGGCCGCCACATCGTCGAGGCGATCTCGTGGGGGCTGCTCGTCGCGATCGCCTTCAACCTCCTGTTCGGGTTATCGAGCGCGAGCGACATCGTCGTCTTCACCGTCACGGAGGCCGGGTCGCTCTCCGGGCTGCCGGTCGTCGAGGTCGGTGAGACCGCCGGCGTCGGCGGGAGCCTCTACTCCGGCGCGGTCGGGTTCTTCCCGCTGATCGTCCTCACGCTCCTGATCGTCGCGATGGCGCAGATCATGATCCGCGGCGGCGGCTTCGAGGCGATCCAGACGTTCCTCCTCGACCGCGTCGCGACCACCGTCCGCCGGGCGGAGCTCACGATGGTCCTCGGCACCGCGACGATCAACGGGATGATCACGATCAACACCGCCGCGGAGATCGCGATCGCCCCGTACATCGCCCGCATCGGCGAGAAGTTCAACATCAACGGCTACCGTCGCGCGAATATCCTCGACGCCAACACCTCCGCGCTCGGCTACATCTTCCCGTGGGCGGGCGGCGTGCTCGTGGGGTACCAGGTGATGGTCGGCCCCGACGGGCTCGGCGCCGAGTACGGCCCCGGGATGGTCGTCAACCCGATCGAGGTCGTGCCGTACGTGTTCCACGGCTGGTTCCTCGTGGCGATATTCGTCCTCGCCGCGATCACCGGCTTCGGGCGGGAGTACATTCCCGACCGCGTCTCCGAGGAGGTGTCGCGCGCGTGAGCGTCTTCGACAAGTTCCTCGCCGGCTGGTCGTTCCGCGGGTCGACGCCGGACTACGCGGCCGGCGACGTCCTCGAAGTGATGGTGACCGGAGAGGAGGACGGCGGTGCCGGCGAAGGCGGCGGTAGTGCCGGTGAGGGCCGCGGCGGCCACGTCGCCCGCATCGGCGACTCGACGCTGCGGATCGAGGGCGCGCCGGCCGACGCGATCAACACGCGGATCATCGTCGACGTGGAGTCGTGGGACGACTCGGCGCACACCGGCCGGGCGACCTACCGGAAGACGGTGGGCGAGAGCGCGTTCTAATCAGTAATCGAGGCGTATTTTTTTCGGGGTCGTCGATTCGGCTATTTGCTTATAAATGGCTCTGTTGAAATTCTATTCTTCAGACACACTATCGTCTGAAACAGCCGGTCGCTGAAGAGTGCGTATTGAACCCGGTCATAGAGTACCTGCTCGTTTTGGGTACTATCTATATGTCTAATTTCCCGCGATCTTCTCGGTAAAAAGCTTATATGACCAGTGAGTCAGCGTGGTGTATGGACTCACGGCTAGAATCGCTTCTTCTCGGGAAGTCGTTGAACCTATCACTTCGGTATCTCGGGTACTCGGTCATTCTCATGGCCTTGTTCTTCGGTCAACTCTATCTTGTTGGAAATTCCGGTATGGGAAACTCATTTCTTGGAGTCACGGTATCAGCGATTATTCTGGCAGGGATACACACATATCGCAACGACGGGATACTCGTGAGTATCGCCGTCGCCGTGATCGTCATAAGCGGCTCCGCCCTGTATAGTGTCATCTCGCTTAATCACCCCCAACCTGACTATGGGCTTTTAACCGGCGTGGGGGGAGCAATGTTGTATGGTGTCCCAATAGGGATTGTATCATCTACTGTTGCGTTTGCTTTACGGCGATTTGGCCCGAGCCAATCAGGTGTCGTATCTGAGGAAAAATAGAAGTATAAGCACTCCTCCACTGAGTAAACCCCAGAAACCTTCAGTAGTTCACCTGTACTGAGCGATTTGGGGTGTGAAACTATCAACCTCTGAGGATTTCAACAAATCCCTATAAATGGATGATGGCGGATCGGCGGTGAACACCACCAACGTACCAACCGAGTTCTTATAAATGGTTGACTGCGGATCGACGGCGACCACCGCCAAAGCCCCAGCCGCTCGGCGATACACAGGTGACCATCACTCGATGGCGCACACCTCCAAAGCCCCAGCCGCTCGGCGATACACAGGTAACCATCACTCGATGGCGCACACCTCCAAAGCCCCAGCCGCGAGGACTCGATGCGCTCGCTGCGGTCCTCGGCGCTCACTCCGTTCGCGCCTGCGGTCCTTACGTCGCGCGTCTTCGTCCTCGCGGCTGCCCCTTTGAGTCCCACCCCGCCCCGCACCGCAACCGCACAGCACCGCAGCCTCACACCTCCCCAGCCTCGTCGCTGGCGCCGCTGGCGCCAGCGACTCCCTCGCGCGGGCTCCTCGCGGCCTGTCGGCCGCTCGGAGGCACGCGCCACCGCAGTTGTTTTTAAATACCACATCGTCGGAGCGGGGTTCAGCCGCCGCGAATCGACGTGGAGCGGCGCGGACCGGGGCGCTTTTTATGACCACGCTCGAATCGACGGACGTGCTATCGGTCGAGCTTCACGCGCATTCCGCGCTGTCGTACGACGGGCGCGACCCGGTCGAGCTCCTCTTGGAGCAGGCGGCCGCGGTCGGGCTCGACGCGCTCGCCGTCACCGACCACGACGAGATCGACGCCAGCATCGAGGCGGCCGAGAAGGCCCCCGACTACGGCCTCGTCGGCATCGTCGGCATGGAGGTGACCTCGGCGGTCGGCCACGTCCTCGCGTTCGGCATCGAGGAGCGAGTCGAGAGCGGCCTCCCCTTCGACGAGACGCTCGACCGGATCCGCGATCAGGGCGGGATCGCGGTCGTCCCCCACCCCTTCCAGAAGTCCCGCCACGGCGTCGCCGCGCACATCACCGACGACCAGCTGGCGAGCGCCGACGCCGTCGAGGTGTACAACTCCCGGCTGTTCACCGGGCGCTCCAACCGACAGGCCGAGAAGTTCGCCGTCCGCAACGGCCTCCCGATGACCGCCGGCAGCGACGCCCACATCTCAGAGATGGTCGGCCAGGCGGTGACGGAGGTGGGCGCCGACGAGCGCTCCGCCGCCGCGATCCTCGACGGGATCGCCGACGGCCGGACGAGCGTCGTCGGCAAGCGCACCCCGTGGCGGGTCTCGCTCAGGCAGTTCGGCGGCGGCGCCAAGCGCCGCGCGCTCCGCGCGCTCGACGCCCTCCGGTGACCGCGATGACGCCCCCCGATTCGTCCGATCTGCGCGGCGCCCCCGCGGACCGCGTCCGCGACGCCCTCCGCGACGGCGACCGCCTCCCCGGCGGGCGCGGCTTCGCCGGCCTCTTGGCCGACCCGCCGAGCCTCGGGGGCCCGGTCCTCGTCCGCGACGTCCTCGGCCGGCAGCCGCTGTTCGTCGAGCGCGAGGCGCTCGACGCCGAGACGGGGCGGGATCCGACCGCTCCCGACGCGCGGAGCTTCGACCGGACCGCTCTCGACGAGCCCGAACCGGTCCCGGCCGGGAGCGTCGTCTCGGCGAGCGGGACCGAACGCGTCTGGGGGCTTCCCGACTCCGGGCCGACCGCAGACCGGGGGACCGCGCTGTCGGCGGTCGACGACGCGGTGAGCGCGGCGCTCGACGACCTCTCCGCGGGGTCCAAGGAAGGCGACCTCGCGGTCGCCTTCTCCGGCGGCGTCGACTCCGGGCTCGTCGCGGCCGCCGTCCCCGAGGCCCCCTGCTACGTCGCCGGCTTCGAGGGGAGCCACGACGTCGCGGCCGCGCGCGACGCCGCGAGCGCGATGGGCCGCGACCTGCGGGTCGTCGAGATCACGCACGGGGATCTCACGCGCGCCGTCCGCGCGGTCGCAGCCGCGACCGGCCGCCGGAACCCGATGGACGTCGCCATCGCGGTGCCGCTGTTCCTGACGGCCGAGGCGGCCGCGGCCGACGGGTACGACCGGCTCGCGCTCGGGCAGGGCGCCGACGAGCTGTTCGGCGGCTACAGCAAGGTCGTCGACCCCGCCGAGGACCCCCGCGTCGACGCCGACACCGTCCGCGGGGCGCGGACGGAGACGGTGCGTACGCTGCCCGACCAGCTGGAGCGGGACGTCCTCGCGCTCCGCGCCGCCGGCGTCGAGCCCGCGACGCCGCTGCTCGACGACCGGGTCGTCGCCGCCGCGCTGGCGCTCCCCGACGACCTGCTCGTGGACGGGGACGAGCGGAAGGTCGCGCTCCGACGCGTCGCGGCCGGGCGCGTACCGGGATCGGTTCACGCCGCGGACAAGAAGGCGGTCCAGTACGGCACGTACGTCTCCCGCGAGCTCGACCGCCTCGCGCGGCGGGCGGGCTACAAGCGGCGGATGGACGACCACGTCGGGAAGTACGTCGACGCGCTGTGTTCCGAGGAAAAACCGGCCGGTGAGGGCCGGAACTGACCAAGTCGCCGCGCGGAGTACCAGTCCTGCGGCCGACGCCCGAACGAACGGGCGTCTACTGAGATATCGACAGGACAGGTATAAAATCCGGGCAGTAGCGACAAATATGACTCCGTTGCGGCCGGACAGAAAACGATCGTCCGCAGATACGACCCATTACTGCCGGATCTCCGCATCGATAGCCCGCTTTGCCGGGGGAAGTTCACGTCCATCCGGGCGAGAACCGACCGGTTCGCGGACTCGCTGGCGGTCGCCGCGTCAGCGGACCAGGTACGGGTCGCT of Halorubrum trapanicum contains these proteins:
- a CDS encoding 30S ribosomal protein S3ae, which codes for MSERSVSKSREQKRWYTVLAPEQFDRQELGETLAEEPQQVVGRTITTTLDELTGDSNANNTKLTFKITDVGSDSAYTEFIKYELTRDYLRSLVRRGASKVEASITVLTTDDYRVRVQPVALTTKKADRSQEKAIRRVMIDKVHAAAEERTFEAFVDAIVDGNLSSAIYGDAKEIYPLRRVEVQKLTLEARPSEVAAEEEAAVDVDADEVAVDADE
- a CDS encoding KEOPS complex subunit Pcc1, which codes for MPEETRRTATVRTRHADAATVAAALGPDETDSMRTRVDGDVVACTVARPTTGGLQSTLDDHLVNLRVADRVIDRARDHATADADAANADAADAAAPLDSTDEPQTTDTDTQSDT
- a CDS encoding exonuclease RecJ, translated to MTEATSATPAPDALAGVLADAPFVRLVATDDGDALAAAGLLARALRATGTPFQARVDPDPVPDDVDDGVAVAVGVDRGPHAIPGTGRPASAAAFAVARELGVEPDPVVALAGVVAAGSIPGADGSGDALDAAERAGRVERRPGVALPVSGTVDEEPSRAEALAASTLARTRYSGDPEAARDALAPLELPTDPDADDRRRLASLVAVDAVDGDDASERAASAVERALRPYAMDGPFETVGGYADVLDALAREAPGTGVALALAGDPDDSLRTAALDAWRRHGLAAHRALDAATVGRYDGCVVARVDAAAADGSPAILPTVARLVRDFRSPEPVAIALDEGTGRLAAAAIEPTGLGNACRTAAGEVGGDGWGTPERGGIAVETDANDGGDADITAALAALREAI
- a CDS encoding 30S ribosomal protein S15, producing MARMHTRRRGSSGSDKPATDETPEWSDVDAEDIESRVVELAEQGHDPSVIGLKLRDEGVKGVPVPDVKLATGKKVTEILEEHDADADIPEDLRNLMSQAIRLREHMEENGQDHQNKRALQNTESKIRRLANYYRGDEIDEEFTYTYENAVEYLEE
- a CDS encoding Na+/H+ antiporter NhaC family protein; translated protein: MTETRDGDPPATDGGRSTDGVESPDGSEFGVGEQDGDGPRIEFRGGKWASTVPLVFFIAWAILQSGVLGIGDTNGLVVGALIGTTLGMFLVRGDWKAYADTIFEGMTQRVAATAIVAWLWAGMFAQTLQTGGFVEGLIFAADALNVGASTFPAAAFVLCGLLATGIGTGYGATVAFVTLFFPAGVLIGANPVLLFAAILSGAVFGDNLAPVSDTTIVSAVTQDADIGGVVASRFKYAIGAAVPAFAAYLIAGSVMSGVSLEGAVALRESANALGLVHLLSMGIVILTAVAGRHIVEAISWGLLVAIAFNLLFGLSSASDIVVFTVTEAGSLSGLPVVEVGETAGVGGSLYSGAVGFFPLIVLTLLIVAMAQIMIRGGGFEAIQTFLLDRVATTVRRAELTMVLGTATINGMITINTAAEIAIAPYIARIGEKFNINGYRRANILDANTSALGYIFPWAGGVLVGYQVMVGPDGLGAEYGPGMVVNPIEVVPYVFHGWFLVAIFVLAAITGFGREYIPDRVSEEVSRA
- a CDS encoding PHP domain-containing protein, which produces MLSVELHAHSALSYDGRDPVELLLEQAAAVGLDALAVTDHDEIDASIEAAEKAPDYGLVGIVGMEVTSAVGHVLAFGIEERVESGLPFDETLDRIRDQGGIAVVPHPFQKSRHGVAAHITDDQLASADAVEVYNSRLFTGRSNRQAEKFAVRNGLPMTAGSDAHISEMVGQAVTEVGADERSAAAILDGIADGRTSVVGKRTPWRVSLRQFGGGAKRRALRALDALR
- a CDS encoding asparagine synthase C-terminal domain-containing protein; this encodes MTPPDSSDLRGAPADRVRDALRDGDRLPGGRGFAGLLADPPSLGGPVLVRDVLGRQPLFVEREALDAETGRDPTAPDARSFDRTALDEPEPVPAGSVVSASGTERVWGLPDSGPTADRGTALSAVDDAVSAALDDLSAGSKEGDLAVAFSGGVDSGLVAAAVPEAPCYVAGFEGSHDVAAARDAASAMGRDLRVVEITHGDLTRAVRAVAAATGRRNPMDVAIAVPLFLTAEAAAADGYDRLALGQGADELFGGYSKVVDPAEDPRVDADTVRGARTETVRTLPDQLERDVLALRAAGVEPATPLLDDRVVAAALALPDDLLVDGDERKVALRRVAAGRVPGSVHAADKKAVQYGTYVSRELDRLARRAGYKRRMDDHVGKYVDALCSEEKPAGEGRN